One region of Dysidea avara chromosome 1, odDysAvar1.4, whole genome shotgun sequence genomic DNA includes:
- the LOC136266793 gene encoding fibronectin-like, translating to MGPPTLPVIKVLERRLTSLVISWDTFSHTSCGDVTYNVTLSDGTAELVEERTTTSNTISFTDLDNDTQYEVTVLAINNAGPATVVTTNVTTLTPSVPSPPSNLAVSLKFVDYRPVVTISWNVSSSSLSHNMTEVEALNVSLTGEDDITTTFEVSPNTTTFQMSHNMTSDDNVSRHLDVGTDYIISVCSVNSVGCSETVSTSLAVRWLQSAIVQ from the exons ATGG GTCCCCCAACCCTACCAGTTATCAAGGTATTAGAAAGGAGACTGACCTCACTGGTAATATCATGGGACACATTCAGCCATACCTCATGTGGTGATGTGACATACAATGTGACCTTATCTGATGGGACAGCAGAACTGGTGGAGGAGAGAACCACTACTAGTAATACTATCAGTTTCACTGATCTTGATAATGATACTCAATATGAAGTGACAGTGTTGGCTATTAACAATGCTGGACCAGCAACTGTTGTTACTACTAACGTAACCACCTTAACTCCTTCAG TACCTTCTCCTCCGAGTAATTTGGCAGTCAGCTTGAAGTTTGTTGATTACAGGCCTGTTGTTACCATATCTTGgaat gtatcatcatcatcattgtcacatAACATGACTGAGGTGGAGGCCTTAAATGTCTCTTTGACTGGTGAAGATGATATAACAACAACCTTTGAAGTATCACCTAATACAACTACCTTCCAAATGTCACATAATATGACATCAGATGATAATGTTTCCAGACATCTTGATGTTGGAACAGATTACATCATTTCTGTTTGTAGTGTGAACAGTGTGGGATGTAGTGAGACAGTTAGTACTTCATtag CTGTACGATGGCTCCAGTCAGCAATAGTCCAGTGA
- the LOC136247189 gene encoding E3 ubiquitin-protein ligase TRIM71-like: MASALLPSVSSVAKCQVLMEHFDNPDQLQDAINCSEECAALLQYPATTPVSKYCSDHPRRKLDVFCRQCGTELCRDCVSHGHSTHQRTSITSVTDEETRRLGEAMGHMTGLLQETKRAVSVVKEMRQRVRSRKEHNMERTREVFNALRKVINEREEQVITDITKGADKRENTLKLQLERLLLLWTQVQNCLELLKKTRENKVTTTELVRRRKILERRQDHLMIMKKRSRLEPAMKEQREVEYGEVEHLCEEVTKLGGFLPPDPSKCEVTFPTAITVMNKETSLTVTLRNDNGDIVDDCSSEVEVSVTTKTGEAIVVGPVKDVSGGNYTASFTPRTFGDHMISIAVDGQHIPGSPHKISVVLRDYSKMREGHCQVMTHYGGNKFGQLGDVAIGVNNEVIIIDLTNKCVIVLDCNFALLAVIGQGSGDNRLVNPFGVAVSKDDIIGVSDWGSSHQVKMYSLQGKLLSIIGTNIGKKNGQFDGPSGLVFSSNKMLYVVDGRNHRVQVFQQDDKFAFTFGSKGSNPGQFQYPFRIAIDTDNRVLVSDLSGNHISLFSHTGSFISRITCDRPYANTVSPDGHIIAGCNGDNNKIRVWSPTHQLIKQFGKRGSQQGEFSGITGIAMNYSTGSVYVVEYGNKRLQVIS; the protein is encoded by the exons ATGGCTTCTGCTCTCCTTCCTTCCGTGTCTTCTGTGGCGAAGTGTCAAGTGTTGATGGAACATTTTGATAATCCAGACCAACTTCAAGATGCTATTAACTGTAGCGAAGAATGCGCCGCTTTGTTGCAGTATCCCGCCACCACGCCCGTTTCTAAATATTGTTCTGATCATCCACGAAGAAAACTTGACGTGTTCTGCAGACAATGTGGAACTGAGTTATGTAGAGATTGTGTCTCCCATGGTCACTCAACACACCAGCGTACTAGCATTACAAGTGTGACTGATGAAGAAACCAGGAGACTGGGAGAAGCTATGGGTCACATGACGGGTTTACTGCAAGAGACGAAACGAGCAGTGTCCGTTGTGAAGGAAATGAGACAACGTGTTAGGAGCAGAAAGGAGCACAACATGGAGAGGACAAGGGAGGTGTTTAATGCTCTTAGAAAAGTCATCAATGAACGAGAAGAACAAGTCATAACAGATATTACCAAAGGAGCAGACAAGAGGGAGAACACACTAAAG CTACAGCTGGAGAGGTTGTTGTTACTATGGACACAAGTACAGAATTGTCTGGAGCTATTGAAGAAGACAAGAGAGAACAAAGTGACTACCACTGAACTGGTTAGGAGGAGGAAGATACTGGAGCGACGACAAGATCACCTGATGATAATGAAGAAGAGATCAAGACTGGAACCAGCAATGAAGGAACAAAGAGAAGTTGAGTATGGAGAAGTGGAACATCTTTGTGAGGAGGTGACCAAGTTGGGAGGATTTCTACCTCCGGACCCCAGTAAGTGCGAAGTGACCTTCCCTACAGCAATCACAGTAATGAACAAAGAGACGTCACTAACAGTAACACTTAGAAATGACAATGGTGACATTGTTGATGACTGCAGTAGTGAAGTAGAAGTGTCCGTGACCACCAAAACCGGAGAAGCCATAGTAGTGGGACCAGTCAAGGATGTTAGTGGTGGAAACTATACAGCATCCTTCACTCCCAGGACTTTTGGGGATCACATGATATCAATTGCAGTTGATGGACAACACATCCCAGGCAGTCCTCACAA GATATCAGTTGTACTGAGAGACTACAGCAAGATGAGAGAAGGACACTGCCAAGTGATGACTCATTATGGAGGGAACAAGTTTGGTCAACTCGGTGATGTTGCTATAGGAGTTAATAATGAAGTCATCATTATTGATCTTACTAACAAGTGTGTAATTGTGCTGGACTGTAACTTTGCCTTATTAGCAGTGATTGGACAAGGAAGTGGTGACAACAGATTGGTAAATCCTTTTGGTGTAGCAGTCAGTAAGGATGACATCATAGGTGTTAGTGACTGGGGTAGTAGTCATCAAGTGAAGATGTATTCCCTACAAGGAAAACTCTTATCAATAATTGGTACCAATATAGGGAAGAAGAATGGCCAGTTTGATGGTCCTAGTGGACTAGTCTTCAGTAGTAATAAAATGTTGTATGTTGTAGATGGGAGGAATCACAGGGTCCAGGTATTCCAACAAGATGATAAATTTGCATTTACATTTGGCAGTAAAGGGTCCAACCCTGGACAATTTCAGTATCCTTTTAGAATAGCAATTGATACTGACAATAGAGTGTTAGTTAGTGACCTTTCTGGTAATCATATTAGTCTCTTCAGTCATACTGGCAGTTTTATTAGTAGGATAACATGTGATAGACCATATGCCAATACTGTTAGCCCTGATGGTCACATCATAGCTGGTTGTAATGgtgataacaataaaattagaGTATGGAGCCCCACCCATCAGTTAATAAAacagtttggaaagaggggatCTCAACAAGGAGAATTTAGTGGTATTACTGGTATAGCAATGAACTATTCTACTGGTAGTGTTTATGTTGTGGAGTATGGCAACAAGAGACTACAAGTTATCAGTTAA